From the genome of Chitinophagaceae bacterium, one region includes:
- a CDS encoding polysaccharide biosynthesis protein, with product MGFIKKLAGQTAVYGLSSIVGRFLNYLLVPLYTRLFAPQEYGIVTELYAYAGFLAIILIYGMETSFFRYGRENRQLNISYSTALGSVFSSTVLICFFILVFSSDISNAIGYSGLEIYIIFFALICGLDSITALPFALLRLQGKAMRFAFVRLSNIFVNLGLNLFFLLLLPGLAENYLFFESIYFENFGVGYIFLSNLIASVVSLLLLIPEIMKVRSLPDFSLLRKMFVYAWPIMIIGLAGVVNEMFGRVIMKHLLTGSEEQNMTSLGIYGAVYKLAMLVALFIQAYRYAAEPFFFSQALKRSAKSDFAHLMHFFIFICGSIFLIVALYIDIFKYFIGERYHEGLFIVPVLLMANIWLGIYYNLSIWYKLSDKTHLGAYVAIAGAFITIVLNIWWVPVFGYAGSAWATLGCYFGMSLISYFFGKQFYHVNYNLLLVFKLLGLSVALYFIAYFFTFPIENLVFKTLLNTLLLLLYFAGGYFTLKKDLPLGFKK from the coding sequence TTGGGTTTTATAAAAAAACTTGCCGGTCAAACAGCTGTTTATGGTTTAAGCAGCATAGTAGGTCGTTTTTTAAACTACCTGTTAGTTCCTTTGTATACCCGCCTGTTTGCACCTCAGGAATATGGTATCGTTACGGAGCTATATGCTTATGCCGGCTTTTTAGCCATTATTCTCATTTATGGCATGGAGACCTCTTTTTTTAGGTATGGTAGGGAAAACCGGCAACTTAATATTTCATATTCAACAGCTTTGGGGAGTGTTTTTTCCTCTACCGTACTCATCTGTTTTTTTATTTTGGTTTTCAGTTCTGATATTAGCAATGCCATCGGCTATAGCGGCCTGGAAATATATATAATATTCTTTGCTCTGATTTGTGGATTAGATAGCATTACGGCGTTGCCATTTGCTTTACTAAGGCTTCAGGGCAAAGCAATGCGCTTTGCTTTTGTGAGATTGAGTAATATTTTCGTCAACCTGGGCTTAAATCTTTTTTTCCTGTTGTTATTACCGGGTTTGGCAGAAAATTATTTGTTTTTTGAATCCATTTATTTTGAAAACTTTGGGGTTGGCTACATTTTTCTCAGCAACCTGATAGCGAGTGTTGTCAGCTTATTGCTTTTAATCCCTGAAATAATGAAGGTACGCTCATTGCCGGACTTTAGTTTACTCAGAAAAATGTTTGTTTATGCCTGGCCAATTATGATAATCGGTTTAGCCGGAGTTGTAAATGAAATGTTTGGCAGGGTGATTATGAAGCACCTTTTAACCGGAAGTGAAGAGCAAAATATGACGTCTCTGGGTATCTATGGAGCCGTTTATAAACTGGCAATGTTAGTTGCTTTATTTATTCAGGCTTATCGGTATGCGGCAGAGCCTTTTTTCTTTTCTCAGGCTCTGAAAAGGTCTGCTAAAAGTGATTTCGCCCACTTAATGCACTTTTTTATTTTTATATGTGGCAGCATCTTTTTAATTGTGGCCTTGTACATAGATATTTTTAAATATTTTATTGGAGAGCGTTATCATGAAGGTCTATTTATTGTCCCGGTTTTATTAATGGCAAATATCTGGCTGGGAATATATTATAACTTGTCGATTTGGTATAAGCTGTCTGACAAAACCCATTTGGGAGCTTATGTTGCCATTGCAGGTGCTTTTATAACCATTGTTTTAAACATTTGGTGGGTTCCGGTATTCGGCTATGCCGGTTCAGCATGGGCAACGCTGGGTTGCTATTTCGGGATGTCATTAATTTCTTATTTTTTCGGTAAACAGTTTTATCATGTTAATTATAATTTGCTTTTAGTTTTTAAACTTTTGGGATTATCTGTTGCATTATATTTTATTGCTTACTTTTTTACGTTTCCTATTGAAAATCTCGTCTTTAAAACACTTCTTAATACACTTTTGCTCTTATTGTATTTTGCCGGTGGATATTTCACATTAAAAAAAGACCTCCCATTAGGGTTTAAAAAATAA
- the trmB gene encoding tRNA (guanosine(46)-N7)-methyltransferase TrmB, with the protein MGKNKLKKFEELKSFPNVKEFTGFFDVIDFGLKGKWNSGFFKNNNPVVLELACGRGDYTLELAKLHPGKNFIGIDIKGHRIWKGAKKALEENIENAAFLRTPIEKIADFFEAEEIDEIWITFPDPFPAIGSKNRRLTSPPFLEKYKQVLKQEGIIHLKTDADSLYKYSLEVAESSSLKVLEKTNDLYSLPSISEDLQIKTHYERMHLQAGKKIKYLKFTF; encoded by the coding sequence ATGGGAAAGAATAAGTTAAAGAAATTTGAAGAGCTGAAAAGCTTTCCCAACGTTAAGGAGTTTACCGGATTTTTTGATGTTATTGATTTTGGACTCAAAGGAAAATGGAATAGCGGTTTTTTTAAGAATAACAATCCTGTGGTTTTAGAGCTGGCGTGTGGAAGGGGGGATTATACGCTTGAATTAGCAAAACTACATCCCGGTAAAAACTTTATTGGTATCGATATTAAAGGTCACAGAATTTGGAAAGGTGCAAAAAAAGCACTGGAAGAAAATATCGAAAATGCTGCCTTTTTGAGAACTCCTATTGAAAAGATTGCTGATTTTTTTGAAGCAGAAGAGATAGATGAAATTTGGATTACCTTTCCGGATCCGTTTCCTGCAATTGGAAGCAAAAACCGAAGACTTACCTCCCCTCCTTTTCTTGAAAAGTATAAACAAGTCTTAAAGCAAGAGGGCATCATTCATTTAAAAACAGATGCTGACAGTCTTTACAAATATAGCTTAGAAGTTGCAGAAAGTTCTTCCCTCAAGGTGCTTGAAAAAACGAATGACCTTTACAGCCTGCCAAGCATTTCTGAAGACTTACAGATAAAAACACACTATGAAAGAATGCATTTGCAAGCAGGAAAAAAAATTAAATACCTGAAATTCACCTTTTAG
- a CDS encoding polysaccharide biosynthesis protein, translating to MKFKDKRLISGRVLVILDLFLSLGSILMAYALRFNFQIPENTWAGLIYVLPIVLVLRFFSFVLFRTYAGLIRYTSTEDATRIFFANTAITLVFSIINLLSYQLNGSFLIPYSVIIIDYILINFLSMGFRLSVKLLYLEFSGRNKQQENVLIYGAGEAGVITKRTLEQDPKIDYKIIAFLDDNPHITNNKLEGITILRTDDALESLLEEEEINLLILTTYNLSAEKKQFVANSCLKHKTRVLSVPPMSSWINGELSFKQIKKLNIEELLERDPIQLDIQNIKSQIQGKSILITGAAGSIGNEIVRQILPFKPAEIILIDKAESPLYELELEVNQHNLINTKPYIFLADICNKEKIEALFKRFKPDFIFHAAAYKHVPVMESHPDEAIRVNLMGTKTLADLAIKYEVKKFVFVSTDKAVNPTNVMGASKRAAEIYVQSLNQSNNNQTRFITTRFGNVLGSNGSVIQLFKKQIEKGGPVTVTHPEVTRFFMTIPEACQLVLEAGAMGKGGEIFIFDMGQSVKVVDLAKKMVRLSGLELGKDINLVYTGLRPGEKLYEELLNNKENTAPTHNQKILILQVKEYELAEVRVKVDKIISDIDLKTDMENVLNLKNLIPEYKSMQSKFEELDAKEDGKE from the coding sequence ATGAAATTTAAAGATAAGCGCCTTATTTCCGGCCGGGTATTGGTAATTCTCGACCTATTTTTGTCTCTGGGGTCAATTCTTATGGCCTATGCATTGCGGTTTAATTTTCAAATCCCTGAAAATACATGGGCGGGACTGATTTATGTTCTGCCAATAGTTTTAGTGCTTCGATTTTTTAGTTTTGTTTTGTTCAGAACCTATGCCGGGTTAATTAGATATACCAGTACTGAAGATGCAACCCGTATTTTTTTCGCAAATACAGCTATAACTTTAGTATTTAGCATCATAAACTTATTGAGTTATCAGCTGAACGGCTCTTTTTTGATTCCCTATTCGGTAATTATCATTGACTATATACTGATAAACTTTTTATCCATGGGGTTTCGTTTGTCTGTGAAGTTACTTTATCTCGAATTTAGCGGGAGGAACAAACAACAGGAAAATGTTTTAATTTACGGTGCCGGTGAGGCCGGAGTTATTACTAAAAGGACGTTGGAACAGGACCCAAAGATTGACTATAAGATAATAGCTTTTTTAGATGACAACCCTCACATTACAAATAATAAACTGGAAGGAATCACCATACTAAGAACGGATGATGCATTGGAAAGCCTTTTGGAGGAAGAGGAAATTAACTTACTGATTTTAACTACCTATAATTTATCTGCTGAGAAAAAACAGTTTGTAGCAAATAGTTGCTTAAAACATAAAACCAGAGTATTGTCGGTTCCCCCAATGAGTAGTTGGATAAACGGGGAGTTAAGTTTTAAGCAAATCAAGAAACTTAATATTGAGGAGTTGTTGGAAAGAGATCCCATACAACTGGATATTCAAAATATCAAGTCACAAATTCAGGGTAAAAGCATACTGATAACCGGCGCTGCCGGATCAATCGGAAATGAAATTGTAAGACAAATTTTACCTTTTAAACCGGCGGAGATTATTTTAATTGACAAGGCTGAATCGCCATTGTATGAGCTGGAACTTGAGGTTAATCAGCATAATCTCATTAACACTAAACCGTATATCTTCCTGGCGGATATTTGTAATAAAGAAAAGATTGAAGCATTGTTTAAGCGGTTCAAGCCGGATTTTATTTTTCATGCTGCGGCATATAAGCATGTGCCTGTAATGGAGTCTCACCCGGATGAAGCAATACGGGTGAATTTAATGGGAACTAAGACTCTGGCAGATTTGGCAATTAAATATGAAGTAAAAAAGTTTGTTTTTGTATCAACCGATAAGGCGGTAAATCCTACTAATGTTATGGGGGCTTCTAAACGGGCTGCTGAAATTTATGTGCAGTCGCTCAATCAAAGCAATAACAATCAAACCCGTTTTATAACCACCCGCTTTGGGAATGTATTAGGTTCAAATGGTTCTGTAATTCAGCTGTTTAAAAAGCAAATTGAAAAGGGCGGCCCGGTTACGGTAACCCACCCGGAGGTTACGCGATTTTTTATGACAATTCCGGAAGCCTGCCAGTTAGTTTTAGAGGCCGGAGCTATGGGCAAAGGGGGTGAAATTTTTATATTTGATATGGGGCAGTCTGTTAAGGTAGTTGATTTGGCTAAAAAAATGGTTCGTTTAAGCGGTTTGGAGTTGGGAAAAGATATAAACCTTGTTTATACAGGTCTGCGGCCCGGAGAAAAGCTCTATGAAGAGTTGTTGAATAATAAGGAAAATACTGCTCCCACTCATAATCAGAAAATTTTGATTTTGCAGGTTAAGGAATATGAGCTGGCAGAAGTCAGGGTAAAGGTTGATAAAATTATTTCTGACATTGATTTAAAAACAGATATGGAAAACGTACTCAATCTAAAAAACTTAATTCCGGAATATAAGAGTATGCAATCAAAATTTGAAGAATTAGACGCAAAGGAAGATGGGAAAGAATAA
- a CDS encoding isoleucine--tRNA ligase: MYKEFKSLNLVSIDEEILKFWEEENIFKKSLQNRKDASPFVFYEGPPSANGMPGIHHVMGRTIKDIFCRFKTQKGFKVERKGGWDTHGLPVELSVEKAMGIRKEDIGTKISIKEFNQACRDDVMKYKSAWDEITKKMGYWIDLDDPYITFDNKYIESVWNLLQKFYDRDLLYKGYTIQPFSPAAGTGLSSHELNLPGCYRDVKDVSCTALFQLVKNEQFKQVFENIPEVHLLAWTTTPWTLPSNTALAVGKKIDYTLIHTLNPYTNADIYVVVADELIPSYFSKENENLPFSESDGLKKNPWKVIQKIKGADLLGLRYEQLLPYEQPEEGDAFIIIAGDFVTTESGTGIVHIAPSFGADDLKVGKENGIGSLTLVDRQGRFVESVTDFAGRSIKNFFNEKDYEPVDVDIVVKLKKEGKAFKSEKYEHSYPHCWRTDKPIIYYPMESWFVRTTAMKDKLVSYNKKINWKPESTGIGRFGNWLENLVDWNLSRSRYWGTPLPIWRTEDGEEEICIGSIEQLHKEVQKAVDKGYMPKPLSDDFDLHRPFVDDIFLVSPSGKKMKREKDLIDVWFDSGAMPYAQWHYPFENKDVFEKNFPADFIAEGVDQTRGWFFTLHTIAVMLFDQVAFKNVISNGLLLDKKGNKMSKRLGNAVDPFETLEKYGADATRWYIISNSQPWENLKFDTKGIEEAQRKFFGTLYNTYSFFALYANIDGFVHKEDVIKPEDRPEIDRWILSVLNTLVSQVETAYSEYEPTKAARAIQTFVDEQLSNWYVRLCRRRFWKGEYSEDKISAYQTLYECLITLSGLSAPIAPMFSDFLFRNLNNITKMKPSISVHLDDFPEYVAEKSDKDLEERMALAQQISSMVLSLRKQVNIKVRQPLQEILVPVLNQKRKKQIEAVIPLILSEVNVKNLKFVTDTGGLVQKKVKADFKVLGRKLGKDMKVVADYLENLSQEQISELETKGSIEVPTKNGNVNIEKSETQFLTEDIPGWLAASEGDITVALDVNLTKELEDEGNARELVNKIQRLRKESDLKVTDRIRVYVENKNGIEGAVLSFKKYICSEILAEDLKLMDELNEGSTVDINNNELKIYLEKV, translated from the coding sequence ATGTATAAAGAATTTAAAAGCCTGAACCTTGTCAGCATTGACGAAGAAATTCTGAAGTTTTGGGAAGAAGAGAACATATTTAAAAAAAGTCTTCAAAACCGAAAAGACGCGAGTCCGTTTGTGTTTTATGAAGGGCCTCCTTCTGCCAACGGGATGCCCGGCATTCACCACGTTATGGGCAGAACTATTAAAGATATTTTTTGCAGATTTAAAACCCAGAAAGGATTTAAAGTGGAGCGGAAAGGGGGTTGGGATACCCACGGACTTCCGGTTGAGCTTAGCGTAGAAAAAGCTATGGGCATTCGAAAAGAAGATATCGGCACAAAAATATCGATAAAAGAATTCAATCAGGCTTGTCGCGATGATGTGATGAAGTATAAATCGGCCTGGGATGAGATTACCAAAAAAATGGGCTACTGGATTGATCTGGATGACCCTTACATAACTTTTGATAATAAATACATTGAGTCCGTCTGGAATCTCCTGCAAAAATTTTATGACCGAGATTTATTGTATAAAGGGTATACCATTCAACCATTTTCACCGGCGGCAGGTACCGGCTTAAGCTCGCACGAATTGAATTTACCCGGTTGCTACAGAGATGTAAAAGATGTCTCCTGTACAGCACTTTTCCAATTGGTAAAAAACGAACAATTTAAACAGGTTTTTGAAAATATCCCGGAAGTGCATTTGCTTGCCTGGACAACCACTCCCTGGACTTTGCCCTCCAACACAGCACTGGCTGTCGGTAAAAAAATTGATTACACCCTCATCCACACATTAAACCCATACACAAATGCAGATATTTATGTTGTGGTGGCAGATGAGTTGATTCCTTCTTATTTCAGTAAGGAAAATGAAAATCTTCCTTTTTCTGAAAGTGACGGACTGAAAAAAAATCCCTGGAAAGTTATTCAAAAAATAAAAGGAGCAGATCTTTTGGGCTTGCGTTATGAGCAATTGCTGCCTTACGAACAACCGGAAGAGGGGGATGCTTTCATAATTATTGCCGGAGATTTTGTTACTACCGAAAGTGGTACCGGGATTGTTCACATTGCACCGAGCTTTGGTGCAGATGACTTGAAAGTAGGTAAAGAAAATGGCATTGGAAGCCTGACGCTGGTCGACAGACAAGGTCGTTTTGTTGAATCCGTTACTGATTTTGCAGGCAGAAGTATTAAAAACTTTTTTAACGAAAAAGATTACGAGCCGGTAGATGTAGATATCGTTGTGAAGCTTAAGAAAGAAGGGAAGGCTTTTAAATCTGAAAAATATGAGCACAGCTACCCTCACTGCTGGCGTACAGATAAACCAATAATCTATTATCCTATGGAATCCTGGTTTGTTCGCACCACAGCTATGAAGGATAAACTGGTAAGCTATAATAAAAAAATTAACTGGAAACCTGAATCAACCGGTATCGGCCGTTTTGGAAACTGGTTAGAGAATCTGGTCGACTGGAATTTATCCCGCTCCCGATATTGGGGAACGCCTTTGCCGATATGGCGAACAGAAGACGGAGAAGAAGAAATTTGTATCGGAAGCATAGAGCAACTCCATAAGGAAGTTCAAAAAGCTGTTGATAAAGGATATATGCCCAAACCGCTTTCAGATGATTTTGACCTGCACAGGCCTTTTGTTGACGATATCTTTTTAGTTTCTCCCTCCGGGAAAAAAATGAAGAGAGAAAAAGACCTGATTGACGTTTGGTTTGATTCCGGGGCTATGCCTTATGCTCAATGGCATTATCCCTTTGAAAACAAAGATGTTTTTGAAAAAAACTTTCCGGCAGATTTTATTGCTGAAGGGGTTGACCAGACCAGAGGTTGGTTTTTTACCTTGCATACAATAGCTGTAATGTTGTTTGATCAGGTTGCCTTTAAAAATGTGATTAGCAACGGCCTTTTGCTTGATAAAAAAGGAAATAAAATGTCCAAAAGGCTGGGAAATGCCGTAGACCCTTTTGAGACTTTGGAAAAATACGGTGCTGATGCTACCCGATGGTATATAATTTCAAATTCACAGCCTTGGGAAAATCTGAAATTTGACACCAAAGGAATTGAAGAGGCCCAACGCAAATTTTTCGGAACTCTTTATAATACTTATTCCTTTTTTGCACTGTATGCAAATATTGATGGTTTTGTACACAAAGAAGATGTTATTAAGCCTGAAGACCGGCCGGAAATAGACAGATGGATTTTATCTGTATTAAATACCCTTGTCAGTCAGGTTGAAACGGCATATAGCGAATATGAGCCGACAAAAGCGGCAAGAGCTATCCAAACTTTTGTGGATGAACAGCTTAGTAACTGGTATGTGCGTCTTTGCAGAAGAAGGTTTTGGAAAGGAGAATATTCAGAAGACAAAATTTCAGCTTATCAGACCTTATATGAATGTTTGATTACTTTATCCGGATTAAGTGCTCCTATAGCTCCGATGTTTAGTGATTTTTTATTCAGAAACCTGAATAATATCACAAAAATGAAACCTTCTATATCTGTTCATTTAGATGATTTTCCGGAATATGTAGCTGAAAAATCAGATAAAGATTTAGAAGAAAGAATGGCTCTGGCACAACAAATATCCTCAATGGTGCTTTCTTTAAGAAAGCAGGTAAATATAAAGGTTCGCCAGCCATTGCAAGAAATACTTGTACCGGTTTTGAACCAAAAACGCAAAAAACAAATTGAAGCAGTTATACCGTTGATTCTTTCGGAGGTAAATGTAAAGAATCTAAAGTTTGTTACAGACACCGGAGGTCTGGTACAGAAAAAGGTAAAAGCTGATTTTAAAGTGTTGGGACGAAAGTTGGGAAAAGACATGAAAGTTGTTGCTGATTATTTAGAGAATCTCTCTCAGGAACAAATTTCAGAGCTTGAAACAAAAGGATCGATAGAAGTACCCACTAAAAATGGGAATGTAAATATAGAGAAGTCCGAAACACAGTTTTTAACGGAA